A single region of the Saprospiraceae bacterium genome encodes:
- a CDS encoding glycoside hydrolase family 2 TIM barrel-domain containing protein, translating into MKKILLQLLLFAITTSIVAQADKVSVVNDDDGMKLVVNGSAFMVNGMNWDYFPIGTNFSYSLWKQPDDVIRAALDEEMSLLKNMGVNVIRQYTGVQPRWIQYIYEKHGIYTMLNHSFGRYGLTLDGTWVPNTEYADPRTRQLLLSEVKAMVEAYKNTPGLLLYLLGNENNYGLFWEGAETEDIPIQDRKSTTRARAMYKLFNEATNEMKAIDTSHPVAMCNGDLLFIELIAEECKDVDIFGVNMYRGVSFGDAFQKVKDELNKPILFTEFGADAFNAIENGEDQLSQAYYMVGNWQEIYENAAGLGKAENSLGGFTFQFSDGWWKFGQTTLLDVHDNNASWSNGGYLQDYVEGENNMNEEWFGICAKGPTNERGLYKLYPRAAYYALKEAHQLNPYAVTDGIEGVKAHFSNIALMDAMLKARGDKAALVTEEVKKVRISSLRAELSTFTTGGKSLTTPEEADPSKLSYPDELGFDHMASYFIGVEANPSNDVRLNVSFNILGNVAENPINEIFYENRGRPRTVNTNQGGLQLSSLNRVSVYRTDFSWNNKWYNLTGFYRTGHYHWGYEGDFFGLYPEANYGPNIDIYNGNAPFGFEVEGKKTLSGFKAAFGPELWWGANPALLLKYSRKFGAFDVTGIFHEDLDKPGPTVSSFAIPVPQTRRATLHVKTKLGPLGVEVGGIWGGQPLVGRTFQVVQEKEGKDVAYQDEIKDKDNWGGKMKFTLTSGKINWYAQGAAMGLVANGGADYTRTFTGWRLKDSGSGNQFNFLTGFTYGMGNLQIAPNFLWQRPVVKPIPFDIAAPGRPRNILDDPFAVRQNRETVAGELLLTYDPTPATWMYEWDNDLTEDAPLAVSAGFVFRHLPTTQDAGVGIFGDGRTLFVFPGAPPAKDLWEVHTRVVSRISTDFGFIANIYGGNAQANGSDPRLIERFGTDLRMIYQKLKLSAMVKVNDWGPYDYHRDFNLTFPLQLTLDLSTSVGNPKWIDLPDTRAGIRGTWRSLDQYSPRYCPTTTLNVVGEAICDPLAPGFDNGQEWEIRTYLHFNIGK; encoded by the coding sequence ATGAAAAAGATCCTTCTACAATTACTCTTATTCGCAATTACCACTTCAATAGTTGCCCAGGCTGATAAAGTATCGGTCGTCAATGATGATGATGGCATGAAGCTAGTCGTCAATGGCTCTGCTTTTATGGTCAATGGCATGAACTGGGATTACTTTCCTATCGGCACTAATTTTTCCTACAGTTTATGGAAACAACCTGATGATGTCATCAGAGCTGCCCTCGATGAGGAGATGTCCCTGCTGAAAAACATGGGCGTGAATGTCATTCGACAGTACACAGGTGTACAGCCGCGGTGGATTCAGTACATATATGAAAAACATGGCATTTACACGATGCTCAACCACTCCTTTGGTCGTTATGGCCTTACCCTGGATGGTACCTGGGTGCCCAATACGGAGTATGCTGATCCTCGGACCCGTCAATTGTTGCTGTCTGAGGTGAAAGCTATGGTCGAAGCATACAAGAATACGCCAGGTTTACTCTTGTATCTCCTGGGGAATGAGAACAACTACGGTCTTTTCTGGGAAGGCGCTGAAACTGAGGACATTCCCATTCAAGACAGGAAGTCCACGACCCGTGCCCGTGCTATGTATAAGTTATTCAATGAAGCAACCAATGAGATGAAAGCCATCGATACTTCACATCCGGTGGCTATGTGTAATGGTGATTTGTTATTCATAGAACTCATAGCGGAAGAATGTAAAGATGTAGACATTTTTGGGGTAAACATGTATCGGGGAGTCTCTTTTGGTGATGCATTCCAAAAGGTCAAAGACGAATTGAACAAGCCGATCCTATTCACAGAGTTTGGTGCAGATGCCTTCAATGCCATTGAAAATGGGGAAGATCAGCTGTCTCAGGCTTATTATATGGTAGGCAACTGGCAGGAAATCTACGAAAATGCGGCAGGTTTGGGAAAAGCCGAAAACTCGCTCGGTGGGTTCACTTTCCAGTTTAGTGATGGCTGGTGGAAATTCGGTCAAACCACCTTACTGGACGTACATGACAATAATGCTTCCTGGTCCAATGGCGGCTATCTGCAGGACTATGTAGAAGGCGAAAACAATATGAATGAAGAGTGGTTTGGTATTTGTGCTAAGGGTCCGACTAACGAAAGAGGCTTATATAAACTTTATCCCAGAGCAGCCTACTATGCCCTAAAAGAAGCACACCAGCTAAACCCATATGCCGTCACCGACGGCATAGAAGGAGTCAAAGCACATTTTTCCAATATCGCCTTGATGGATGCCATGCTTAAGGCAAGGGGAGATAAAGCGGCCCTGGTGACGGAGGAAGTGAAAAAGGTGCGCATTAGCAGTCTAAGAGCCGAGTTATCCACATTCACGACAGGCGGTAAGTCTTTGACCACGCCAGAGGAAGCAGACCCCAGTAAATTGAGCTATCCAGATGAGTTGGGTTTTGATCACATGGCTTCCTATTTCATCGGGGTGGAAGCCAACCCTAGCAATGACGTTCGTCTAAATGTTTCCTTCAATATACTGGGTAATGTAGCCGAAAATCCAATCAACGAAATATTTTATGAAAACCGTGGCCGACCTCGGACGGTGAACACCAATCAAGGCGGTCTACAACTATCATCGCTCAACCGCGTAAGTGTCTATCGGACTGATTTTAGTTGGAATAATAAATGGTATAATTTAACGGGCTTTTATCGTACGGGCCACTATCATTGGGGTTATGAAGGAGACTTTTTTGGCCTCTATCCAGAAGCTAATTATGGTCCAAACATCGATATCTACAATGGCAATGCACCATTCGGTTTTGAAGTGGAGGGCAAAAAAACGCTTTCGGGCTTTAAAGCCGCATTCGGCCCAGAATTATGGTGGGGTGCCAACCCTGCTTTGTTGCTGAAGTATTCGCGAAAATTCGGCGCCTTTGATGTTACGGGTATCTTCCATGAAGATTTGGACAAACCGGGCCCTACTGTCAGTTCTTTTGCTATACCCGTGCCACAGACACGAAGAGCGACCCTACATGTAAAGACCAAATTAGGACCCCTTGGCGTGGAGGTAGGCGGTATTTGGGGCGGGCAGCCTTTGGTAGGCAGAACTTTCCAGGTTGTTCAGGAGAAGGAAGGAAAAGATGTCGCTTATCAAGACGAAATCAAGGATAAGGACAATTGGGGTGGAAAGATGAAATTCACCCTTACTTCCGGAAAGATCAATTGGTATGCGCAAGGTGCGGCGATGGGTTTGGTCGCCAATGGAGGAGCCGACTATACCAGGACCTTTACCGGCTGGCGACTGAAAGACTCCGGTAGCGGCAACCAATTTAACTTCCTCACTGGTTTTACCTATGGAATGGGCAACCTCCAAATCGCTCCTAACTTCTTGTGGCAGCGACCGGTCGTCAAGCCAATCCCTTTTGACATAGCGGCTCCTGGCAGGCCAAGAAACATATTAGATGACCCTTTCGCCGTCAGGCAAAACAGGGAAACCGTAGCAGGTGAACTTTTACTCACTTATGATCCTACCCCCGCAACCTGGATGTATGAATGGGATAATGACCTGACAGAAGACGCCCCCTTGGCGGTCAGTGCTGGCTTTGTATTTCGTCACCTGCCTACCACACAGGACGCTGGTGTCGGTATTTTCGGTGACGGGCGAACTTTGTTTGTATTCCCTGGTGCTCCCCCTGCCAAAGACCTTTGGGAGGTTCATACCCGGGTGGTATCAAGAATCAGCACTGACTTCGGCTTTATTGCCAATATCTACGGTGGTAATGCCCAAGCCAATGGTAGTGATCCCCGCTTGATTGAGCGCTTTGGCACCGATTTGCGCATGATCTACCAAAAACTGAAGCTAAGTGCCATGGTCAAAGTAAATGACTGGGGACCCTATGATTATCATCGTGATTTCAATTTAACTTTTCCCTTACAATTAACCTTAGATCTATCCACTTCCGTAGGAAATCCCAAGTGGATAGATCTGCCCGATACCCGAGCAGGCATCCGCGGGACCTGGCGGTCATTGGATCAATATTCTCCGCGCTATTGTCCTACCACAACGCTGAACGTAGTTGGTGAAGCAATTTGTGATCCACTTGCGCCGGGTTTTGACAATGGCCAGGAATGGGAAATTAGAACCTATTTACACTTCAACATAGGTAAATAA
- a CDS encoding Ig-like domain-containing protein, whose product MKANRTYKALISLATAFIFILLFSCNRDIDELEPATFPTNAEVFIDGFSAGLNYAAFGGSKVTAFDVDTDVKYDGTSAMRFEVPDFEDPEGSYAGGAFYTSVARDLSGYDALTFWAKGSKAATIDVVGFGNDLGEAKYQVTLSGVNINSNWKKYYIPIPDASKLIEERGMFFYSEGPEEGRGYTFWIDEVKFEKLGTIAHPRPAILETQDQTVSAETGDKLQIGGLSTTFNLPSGIDQKVAVAPAYFNFFSSAQSIATVNGAGTVTVLDAGSAVITATLGDLDAAGSLSIESTGAPLLPPVAAPAPKISQDSVISMFSNVYNNVKVDTWNPFWEFSTAEVADVKIGNDDVKRYKNLNFVGILTESEKIDATEMTHFHLDLWTPDATEPPAAFKVLLVDFGADGNFGGGDDSSHELSFTSPTLATETWVSLDIPLADFAGLTSRANIAQLVLSGDLSNVFIDNVYYYNSGEIATTPEPTSAAPTPTKNEANVISLFSDAYTDVPVDTWRTDWSAANFEDVSIAGNPTKKYSNLDFVGIETVANTIDASNMTHFHVDVWSANYAFFGIKLVDFGADGAFGGGDDVEHQVDFQAPAQSNWVGFDIPLSDFAGLTSKSNLAQYILVGQPSGATTVFIDNMYFYNEDGGGMLTEPVQAAPTPAQNAADVISLFSDAYTNVSVDTWRTDWSAANFEDVSIAGNPTKKYSNLDFVGIETVANTIDASSMTHFHVDVWSADYTFFGIKLVDFGADGAFGGGDDVEHQLNFDMPQQGNWLSFDIPLSDFAGLTTKSNLAQYILVGQPSGATTVFIDNMYFYNEDGGGMLTEPVQAAPTPAQNAADVISLFSDAYTNVSVDTWRTDWSAANFEDVSIAGNPTKKYSNLDFVGIETVANTIDATAMTHFHIDIWSADFTLFGIKLVDFGADGAFGGGDDVEHQLNFDMPQQGNWLSLDIPLTDFTGLTTKGNIAQYILVGQPTGATTIYVDNLYFHK is encoded by the coding sequence ATGAAAGCTAATCGAACATATAAAGCGCTAATATCACTAGCTACAGCCTTTATTTTTATCCTATTATTCAGTTGCAATAGGGATATAGATGAATTGGAACCTGCCACTTTCCCTACCAATGCGGAGGTCTTCATTGATGGTTTCTCCGCAGGCTTGAACTATGCTGCTTTCGGTGGCTCCAAGGTAACCGCCTTTGATGTGGATACAGATGTAAAATACGATGGAACCTCCGCTATGCGCTTTGAGGTTCCAGATTTTGAGGACCCAGAGGGCAGCTATGCTGGTGGGGCCTTTTATACCTCCGTTGCCCGGGATTTATCGGGTTATGATGCACTCACTTTCTGGGCCAAAGGCTCCAAAGCAGCGACTATTGATGTTGTCGGTTTTGGTAATGACCTTGGCGAGGCTAAGTACCAGGTCACTTTGAGTGGTGTAAACATTAATTCGAACTGGAAAAAGTACTACATCCCCATCCCTGATGCATCCAAACTCATAGAAGAAAGAGGGATGTTTTTCTATTCTGAAGGACCAGAAGAAGGACGGGGATATACTTTCTGGATTGATGAGGTCAAATTTGAAAAACTGGGCACCATAGCCCATCCTCGCCCAGCGATCCTTGAGACACAAGACCAGACGGTGTCTGCCGAAACCGGGGATAAGCTTCAAATTGGAGGGCTTTCCACCACCTTTAACCTGCCTTCGGGTATTGACCAAAAAGTAGCCGTTGCCCCAGCCTATTTCAACTTTTTCTCTTCTGCCCAATCCATTGCCACCGTAAATGGGGCAGGAACAGTCACCGTTCTTGATGCTGGTTCAGCAGTAATCACGGCTACCTTGGGAGACTTAGATGCAGCGGGCTCCTTAAGCATAGAATCGACCGGCGCACCGCTGCTACCACCTGTAGCTGCACCCGCTCCAAAGATTAGCCAGGACAGTGTGATCTCCATGTTTAGTAATGTCTACAACAATGTAAAAGTGGATACATGGAATCCATTTTGGGAATTCTCAACGGCTGAAGTAGCAGATGTCAAAATCGGCAATGATGATGTGAAACGATACAAGAATTTAAATTTTGTAGGCATCCTAACAGAATCTGAGAAAATAGACGCCACCGAAATGACGCATTTCCATCTTGACCTTTGGACACCAGACGCAACAGAACCGCCTGCTGCCTTCAAGGTCCTGCTAGTTGACTTTGGAGCAGATGGCAATTTTGGTGGCGGAGATGATTCGTCTCATGAGTTGAGCTTTACCAGCCCAACACTGGCGACAGAAACCTGGGTTAGCCTCGACATACCACTAGCAGACTTTGCCGGATTAACCAGTCGCGCAAACATTGCTCAATTGGTGCTTTCTGGCGATTTATCCAATGTATTTATAGATAATGTTTATTACTATAATAGCGGAGAGATTGCCACTACTCCTGAGCCGACCTCGGCAGCTCCCACCCCTACAAAAAACGAGGCGAATGTCATTTCGCTCTTTAGTGATGCGTATACTGATGTCCCCGTAGATACCTGGCGGACGGATTGGTCTGCTGCCAACTTTGAGGATGTCAGCATAGCTGGCAATCCAACTAAAAAGTACAGCAACCTGGATTTTGTTGGCATTGAAACCGTGGCTAATACCATTGATGCTAGCAATATGACCCACTTCCATGTTGATGTATGGTCGGCTAATTATGCTTTCTTTGGTATCAAACTAGTAGATTTTGGGGCTGACGGCGCATTCGGCGGCGGCGATGATGTGGAGCATCAAGTCGATTTCCAGGCTCCTGCCCAGAGCAATTGGGTAGGTTTCGATATCCCACTAAGTGATTTTGCAGGACTAACCTCAAAAAGCAATTTAGCACAATACATATTAGTAGGACAACCATCTGGGGCCACCACTGTCTTCATAGACAATATGTACTTCTACAACGAAGATGGCGGCGGTATGCTCACGGAGCCTGTCCAAGCCGCACCTACCCCTGCCCAAAATGCAGCGGATGTGATTTCCCTCTTTAGTGATGCCTATACCAATGTCAGCGTAGATACCTGGCGGACGGATTGGTCTGCTGCCAACTTTGAGGATGTCAGCATAGCTGGCAATCCAACTAAAAAGTACAGCAACCTGGATTTTGTTGGCATTGAAACCGTGGCCAATACCATAGACGCCAGCAGTATGACCCACTTCCATGTTGATGTGTGGTCAGCTGACTATACCTTCTTTGGCATTAAGCTGGTTGACTTCGGTGCTGACGGCGCATTCGGCGGCGGCGATGATGTGGAGCATCAGCTCAACTTTGACATGCCCCAACAGGGAAATTGGCTGAGTTTCGATATCCCACTAAGTGATTTTGCAGGACTAACCACAAAAAGCAATTTAGCACAATACATATTAGTAGGACAACCATCTGGGGCCACCACCGTCTTCATAGACAATATGTACTTCTACAACGAAGATGGCGGCGGTATGCTCACGGAGCCTGTCCAAGCCGCACCTACCCCTGCCCAAAATGCAGCGGATGTGATTTCCCTCTTTAGTGATGCCTATACCAATGTCAGCGTGGATACCTGGCGGACGGATTGGTCTGCTGCCAACTTTGAGGATGTCAGCATAGCTGGCAACCCAACTAAAAAGTACAGCAACCTGGATTTTGTTGGCATTGAAACCGTGGCTAATACTATTGACGCAACAGCAATGACCCATTTTCACATCGATATATGGTCAGCTGATTTCACCCTATTTGGCATTAAGCTGGTTGACTTCGGTGCTGACGGCGCATTCGGCGGGGGGGATGATGTGGAGCATCAGCTCAACTTTGATATGCCTCAACAGGGAAATTGGCTGAGTTTAGATATTCCGCTGACTGATTTTACGGGGCTTACCACTAAAGGGAACATAGCTCAATACATTCTGGTAGGCCAGCCGACTGGAGCCACCACGATCTATGTAGACAATCTATATTTTCATAAGTAG
- a CDS encoding glycoside hydrolase family 16 protein has translation MAFRIAILLVFCSTFFGCEKEDKVFADRNWQLVWEDEFDGAVGQLPDATKWNFDIGTDWGNRQLEYDTDRPENAATDGNGNLAIVARRESYAGAPFTSARITTKGKLDQTYGRFEARIKMPWGPGIWPAFWLLGSNIDEVSWPQCGEIDIMEYRGQQPNLIHGTIHGPGYSGGAAITKSFGFEKDRFDVDFHIFAVEWGKEYINFFVDETLYKSITPADVPGEWVFDHPFHIILNLAVGGDYVGFPTSQTPFPQTMLVDWVRVYQEKN, from the coding sequence ATGGCTTTTCGAATCGCTATACTTTTGGTCTTCTGCTCCACTTTCTTCGGCTGTGAGAAGGAGGATAAAGTTTTTGCAGACCGCAATTGGCAACTCGTATGGGAGGATGAATTTGATGGAGCGGTCGGTCAACTACCAGATGCAACGAAATGGAATTTTGATATCGGTACCGATTGGGGTAACCGCCAACTAGAGTATGATACCGATCGTCCTGAAAATGCCGCTACCGACGGAAATGGAAACCTAGCGATTGTAGCGCGACGGGAATCCTATGCTGGTGCGCCATTTACGTCTGCGAGGATCACCACTAAAGGTAAATTGGATCAAACTTACGGTCGTTTTGAAGCCCGTATCAAGATGCCTTGGGGCCCAGGAATCTGGCCAGCCTTCTGGTTGTTGGGATCGAATATAGACGAGGTGAGTTGGCCACAATGTGGTGAAATCGACATCATGGAATACAGAGGACAGCAGCCAAATTTAATCCACGGCACCATCCACGGACCAGGATATTCGGGCGGGGCAGCGATAACGAAAAGTTTTGGCTTTGAGAAGGATAGATTCGATGTTGATTTCCACATTTTTGCGGTCGAATGGGGCAAAGAATATATCAATTTCTTTGTAGATGAAACCCTTTACAAATCTATTACCCCTGCTGATGTACCAGGTGAATGGGTCTTTGACCATCCCTTCCATATCATCTTGAACCTGGCAGTAGGGGGAGACTATGTAGGTTTCCCAACTAGCCAAACGCCTTTTCCACAGACGATGCTGGTGGATTGGGTAAGAGTATATCAAGAAAAGAATTAG
- a CDS encoding glycoside hydrolase family 30 protein, whose amino-acid sequence MSTLHTAINSLAMEVYETSAAGNQLKEITTFPTADKAVTIKLLPGETFQKITGFGGAFTEAAAYLLNKLSPENRHKILEAYFGESGAKYSLTRTHMNSCDFSLSHYSYAPVADDKTLAHFSVAQDRNGIIPMIKAALAISKDGFKILASPWTAPPWMKDNKDWCGGKLLPAYYDTWALFFSKYIEAYQAEGIEIWGFTVENEPLGNGNNWESMHFSPAEMTAFVKNHLGPKLEADGYDVKILGYDQNRDEALREWVEVMYKEEASAKYFAGTAVHWYASTYDWFPEALQFAHHAAPHKHLIQSEACVDAEVPKWQDDQWYWSKEATDWGWDWAPENQKHLHPKYVPVYRYARDMIGCLNNWVDGWIDWNMVLDKQGGPNWAKNWCVAPVIVDPDTDEVYFTPIYYTLCHFSKYIRPGAQRIGFEHADEKLMVTAAQNPDGSIALVILNQELAAKALKISLGKRHTSLSISAQAIQTIMIPNP is encoded by the coding sequence ATGAGCACTTTACACACGGCCATCAATAGCTTAGCAATGGAGGTATATGAAACTTCAGCTGCGGGAAATCAACTCAAAGAAATAACGACGTTTCCTACTGCCGATAAAGCAGTTACGATAAAGTTGTTACCCGGAGAGACCTTCCAAAAGATCACCGGCTTTGGCGGCGCCTTTACAGAAGCGGCTGCCTATCTGCTAAACAAATTGAGTCCTGAAAATCGACACAAGATACTTGAGGCCTACTTTGGTGAAAGTGGCGCCAAATATTCCTTGACCCGAACGCACATGAATTCATGTGATTTTTCCTTAAGTCATTATTCCTATGCACCAGTGGCTGATGATAAAACATTAGCACATTTTTCAGTTGCACAAGATCGTAATGGCATCATCCCTATGATCAAAGCAGCCCTGGCCATATCCAAGGATGGCTTTAAGATTTTAGCCTCGCCTTGGACCGCCCCTCCCTGGATGAAAGACAACAAAGACTGGTGCGGCGGTAAGTTGTTGCCAGCATATTATGACACCTGGGCATTGTTCTTTTCAAAATACATAGAGGCTTATCAGGCCGAGGGTATTGAAATTTGGGGCTTCACGGTGGAAAATGAGCCCTTAGGGAATGGCAATAATTGGGAAAGCATGCACTTTAGCCCAGCGGAGATGACGGCCTTTGTCAAAAATCACTTAGGGCCTAAATTGGAGGCTGATGGATACGATGTAAAAATACTAGGCTACGATCAGAATAGAGACGAAGCACTACGGGAATGGGTCGAAGTCATGTACAAAGAGGAAGCATCTGCTAAATACTTTGCTGGAACAGCGGTGCATTGGTACGCTAGCACCTATGATTGGTTTCCCGAAGCGCTCCAATTTGCCCATCATGCCGCTCCACACAAACACTTGATCCAATCCGAGGCTTGCGTGGATGCTGAGGTTCCAAAATGGCAAGATGACCAGTGGTACTGGTCCAAGGAAGCCACCGATTGGGGCTGGGACTGGGCCCCGGAAAACCAAAAACACTTGCATCCCAAATATGTACCGGTATACCGCTATGCCCGGGATATGATAGGCTGCCTCAACAATTGGGTAGATGGCTGGATCGACTGGAACATGGTATTGGATAAACAAGGTGGTCCTAACTGGGCTAAGAATTGGTGTGTGGCTCCGGTCATTGTTGATCCTGATACGGATGAAGTCTATTTCACGCCTATCTACTACACCTTATGCCATTTCAGCAAATACATTAGGCCAGGTGCCCAACGAATAGGATTTGAACATGCCGATGAAAAGCTGATGGTAACAGCCGCCCAAAACCCGGATGGTTCCATTGCCCTGGTGATTTTAAACCAAGAATTAGCAGCAAAGGCGCTAAAAATATCCCTAGGCAAAAGACACACATCGCTATCGATAAGTGCCCAAGCCATACAAACCATAATGATACCCAATCCATAA